One genomic window of Stieleria sp. JC731 includes the following:
- a CDS encoding DUF1080 domain-containing protein, protein MVHLPARFFYGCCCVLILSTFGCGSSQKGGADESRLNSSEPADSSQPTDKESAKEKNPSPTTKQAYEVSAEELLDARLAPQEVADGWIRLFDGHTLFGWQVSADANFRIKDGTIVVDEGQQGLLCTSTTWGDFELTLQFNSDVKTNSGVFVRTPLVPEDPASDCYEINIAPDDNPFPTGSVVMRQKVDADAAGPQAANQWRDMKIVANGQHVTVELDGKVVCEYDDPTELEARRIGLQHNSGRVAFRDIKIRPLGMDAMIDESLSKWKKYPEMQGEFTVNGEGELHVDGGKTQLETLDRFGDFVLVSEYKIDKPNMNSGIFFRCIPGEEMMGYECQVNNDFKDESRLSPADCGTGGIFRRQDARVVAGDNGSWATVLLHANGNHFAAWVNGVQVSDWEDTRAEDVNPRRGRRDEAGTIMIQGHDPETDVLFRGMKITTIE, encoded by the coding sequence ATGGTTCATCTCCCCGCTCGTTTTTTCTATGGCTGCTGCTGTGTCTTAATCCTTTCGACGTTCGGATGTGGGTCGAGTCAAAAAGGCGGGGCGGACGAGAGCCGTCTCAATTCTTCTGAGCCAGCTGATTCATCGCAGCCAACGGATAAAGAATCCGCTAAGGAAAAAAATCCAAGTCCGACGACGAAGCAGGCGTACGAAGTTAGTGCGGAGGAGTTGCTTGATGCTCGGCTTGCTCCCCAGGAAGTCGCTGACGGTTGGATTCGATTATTCGATGGGCACACACTGTTTGGATGGCAAGTTAGTGCAGATGCGAACTTTCGGATCAAAGATGGAACGATCGTTGTCGACGAGGGGCAGCAAGGTTTGCTCTGTACTTCAACGACTTGGGGCGATTTTGAGTTGACGTTGCAGTTCAATTCGGACGTAAAAACGAACAGTGGTGTCTTCGTTCGCACACCGCTTGTCCCCGAAGATCCGGCATCCGATTGTTACGAAATCAATATCGCACCGGACGACAATCCGTTCCCAACCGGAAGTGTTGTGATGCGGCAAAAGGTCGATGCTGATGCCGCCGGCCCACAGGCCGCGAACCAGTGGCGCGACATGAAGATCGTTGCCAATGGTCAGCACGTTACGGTCGAGCTCGATGGAAAAGTCGTTTGTGAGTATGACGATCCGACGGAACTGGAAGCTCGTCGCATCGGCCTGCAACACAATTCGGGGCGAGTTGCATTTCGTGACATAAAGATTCGCCCGCTCGGTATGGATGCGATGATCGACGAGTCGTTATCGAAGTGGAAGAAGTACCCCGAGATGCAGGGCGAGTTCACCGTCAATGGTGAAGGTGAGTTGCACGTCGATGGTGGAAAGACTCAACTAGAAACGCTTGATCGCTTTGGTGATTTCGTACTTGTCAGTGAGTACAAGATTGACAAACCCAACATGAATTCGGGCATCTTCTTTCGATGTATCCCGGGCGAAGAGATGATGGGATATGAATGCCAAGTCAACAACGATTTTAAGGACGAGTCGCGATTGTCACCGGCCGATTGTGGCACCGGAGGAATCTTTCGTCGGCAGGATGCACGCGTGGTTGCCGGTGACAACGGAAGTTGGGCAACGGTTTTGTTGCATGCTAATGGCAATCACTTTGCCGCGTGGGTCAACGGAGTCCAGGTTAGTGATTGGGAAGATACACGTGCCGAGGACGTCAACCCACGACGCGGTCGCCGCGATGAAGCGGGGACGATCATGATCCAAGGTCATGATCCAGAAACCGACGTGTTGTTTCGTGGTATGAAAATCACGACGATCGAATAG
- the ispH gene encoding 4-hydroxy-3-methylbut-2-enyl diphosphate reductase gives MKIVLAAPRGFCAGVNMAVDSLDLTLKHFGAPVYVYHEIVHNQYVVEMFKSKGAVFVDSIDEVPEGSVLMFSAHGVSPEIRKAAEARNLTALDATCPLVTKVHLEAIKYAKAGYTIFLIGHEGHDEVIGTMGEAPEAIILVETEDDVDSLSVVDESKLALLTQTTLSVDDANRIIQKLRSRFPSIKSPPKGDICYATQNRQDAVKTLADDANKVVVLGSQNSSNSRRLKELAEEKGRRSFLVDGPQDLSTDDFEADDVVLITAGASAPESVVQETIDWLKQQFDATVELATVREESVEFPLPKPLRSLV, from the coding sequence ATGAAAATTGTACTGGCAGCCCCCCGAGGATTTTGTGCCGGAGTCAATATGGCGGTCGATTCCCTTGACCTCACCCTGAAACACTTCGGCGCGCCGGTTTACGTCTACCACGAAATCGTGCACAACCAGTATGTCGTCGAAATGTTTAAATCCAAAGGAGCTGTTTTCGTAGACTCGATCGACGAAGTCCCCGAAGGCAGCGTACTGATGTTTTCTGCGCACGGCGTATCGCCAGAAATCCGCAAGGCCGCGGAAGCTCGCAACTTGACCGCTTTGGACGCGACCTGTCCGCTGGTCACCAAAGTTCACCTGGAAGCGATCAAGTACGCGAAAGCCGGCTACACGATTTTTCTGATCGGACACGAAGGCCACGACGAAGTCATCGGAACCATGGGTGAAGCCCCCGAGGCGATCATCTTGGTCGAAACCGAAGACGACGTCGATTCACTTTCTGTCGTCGACGAATCCAAACTGGCATTGCTAACCCAGACCACACTAAGCGTCGACGATGCCAATCGCATCATCCAAAAACTTCGGTCGCGCTTCCCCAGCATCAAAAGCCCTCCGAAAGGAGACATTTGCTACGCCACCCAAAACCGTCAAGATGCCGTGAAAACGCTGGCCGATGATGCAAATAAAGTCGTCGTCTTAGGAAGCCAGAACAGCAGCAACAGTCGTCGCCTTAAAGAGCTTGCCGAAGAAAAGGGGCGACGATCATTCTTGGTCGACGGACCTCAAGACCTATCGACCGACGATTTCGAGGCGGACGATGTTGTCTTGATCACCGCCGGAGCGAGCGCGCCAGAATCCGTCGTCCAAGAAACGATCGATTGGCTCAAGCAACAATTCGACGCAACTGTTGAACTCGCAACCGTCAGAGAAGAATCGGTAGAGTTTCCATTGCCCAAACCACTGCGTTCGTTGGTTTGA